DNA from Thiovulum sp. ES:
AGAGAGTTTTCTAAGTTTGCAAGTTCAGTTGAATTAGAAGTACTATTTTGAATATTAGTAACAGTAGATTCTAAAACAGAGAGTTGATTTTGAATAGAGTTGTTTGTCTCTTTAACTTTTTGAGAGTATTAAATTCAGAAAGAAGAATTTGAGAAGTTAAAGTTAGATTTTGCTCTTTAATCTCTTTTCGGATAGAAGTGTTTTCATCTTGTAATTTTTGGAAAAGAGAGTTTTCGGATTCCTGAACTTTATTTTCTAGAGTTGTAAAGACAATGGAAGTCTCTTCATTTGTTGTAACCCTTTTACCATTTGTAAAAATTTCTCCAGAAACAGAAATATTTCTATCTGTTACAGAAAACACAGAACTTCTATTACTTTCAGAAGTTCCGTTTCCAACAGAAAAAATATCGTCTTCATTTTCGCTACTAAATTTCCCAACATTTAAATTTTCTTGATTTGCAAATTCTATTTTTGAACTATCAATTTTTCCATCAACTGTAAAATTCGACAGGGACATTTTTTCATTTATTTTATTTTCTAAAATATTGTTGTTTTGTTCCATTTTATTTAAAATATTAGAAACATTATTCTCTAAGTTTTTTCTTACAACTTCCGCATTAAGAGAGTATGGAACAGAACCTAGCAAAATTCTTGGACTCATTTCTTGATTTTCAATTGAAAAAGTCATCCAATACTGTTTGTCAAAAGCTAAGTCGAGATTTTTTACATCTCCTACTTTAATAGAAAAACGACCTCTTAGAAAATTTATTGTCTGTTTTTCTTCCCAAAGCAAAGAACCATCTTCGGCACTATCATAAATTAGTACTGATAATTCTTTTGTCCCTGTGTATCTCCCAGTAACGGAAGAAAGAGAACCTGTGTAATTTATATATTTTTCCAAATCTTCAGCTATTGAAATAACTGAAAGAATAATCAAAAATACTATTTTTTTCATAAATATCCGTTTATATTATTTTTTAAGTATTTTAAGTAATAAAAGTTTCAAACTTTAACTAATTACACGATTAATTTTAATTCTTTATAAAAAATTTCAAGAAAGTTTAGCTTGACACACTAAACTATTTTGATATACTTTCACACAAATTTTCTTAGGAGCATTCTATGGCAAAACATGAATTTCAGACAGAAATTAAACAACTACTAAATTTAATGATTCACTCTCTCTATTCACATAAAGAGATTTTTTTACGAGAACTTGTAAGTAATGGTTCTGATGCGATTGATAAATTAAAACTTCTTTCTGTTAGCGATGAAAACTACAAAAATGTGGAATTCACTCCAAAACTTGAAATCAAAATTTTAAAAGATGAAAGAAAACTTGTAATTTCAGATACTGGAATTGGAATGAATGAAGAGGATTTAGTTGAACACCTCGGAACAATTGCAAAATCTGGAACAAAAGCATTTTTAGAAAACATGAGTGGAGACAATAAAAAAGATTCTCAACTTATCGGACAATTTGGTGTTGGTTTCTACTCTGCTTTCATGGTTGCGGATAAAGTGGAAGTTCTTTCAAAAAAAGCGGGTGAAGAAAAAGCTTTCAAATGGATTAGTGCGGGAGACGGTAGTTACGAAATTATTGAGTCGCCAAAAGAGGGAAATGGAACTGAAATCACTCTACATATTAAAGAGGGAGAAGATGAATACATTTCAGAATATTCAATTGAAAATGTGATCAAAAAATACTCAAATCATGTTCCTTTCCCAATCTATTTAGAAAAAGAAGTTCCTGTTGAGAAAGAGGGCGAAGAAGAACCAAAAGATGGTGAAGAGCCTAAAGAACCAGAAATGACTCGAAAGCTTGAGCAAATCAACAAAGCTTCTGCACTCTGGACACTCTCAAAAGGTGATATTTCTGATGACGAATACAAAGATTTCTACCAGACTCTTGCTCACAGCAGTGAAGAGCCTTTACACTGGGTTCATACAAGAGTTGAGGGAACACTTGATTACAAAACACTTTTCTACATTCCAAAAACTGCACCGATGGATTTATACCGAGCGGACTGGGAAAGTGGTGTAAAACTTTACATAAATCGAGTTTTCATTTCTGACGGTGATCGAGAACTTCTACCAACTTATTTAAGATTTATTAGAGGAATAATTGACTCTGCGGATTTACCTCTTAATGTGTCTCGTGAAATTCTTCAAAACAATAGAATTCTTGAAAAGATTAAATCTTCTTCAGTTAAAAAAGTTCTCTCTGAACTAGCAAAAATCAAGAAAAACGAAACTGAAAAATATAACGAATTCTATAAAGTGTTTGGAAAAACTCTTAAAGAGGGACTTTACACAGACCACGACAATAAAGACAAACTTCTTGATCTTCTTCTTTTCAAATCACTCAATGAGTCGCAAACTGATCTCAAAACTTATGTTGAAAAAATGGGTGAAGAGCAAAAAGAGATTTTCTTTATTAACGGAACAGATGAAAATATCTTGAAAAGTTCTCCACTTCTTGAAAAATTCAAAGCTAAAAATTACGATGTTCTTATTCTTGACGATGAGGTCGATGGAATTGTTTTCCCAATGGTTCAAAACTACACAATTGGTAGTGGAGATGACAAAAAAGAGTTCGCAATCAAACATGTTTCTGATGTGAAATTTGATGACGAAAAAGCTGAAGATAGTGAAGAAAATAAAGCAATTGCTGAAAAAATCTCAAATGCTCTTGGTGAAAGTGTGAAAGAGGTGAAAATTTCTACTTCTCTTGTTGATTCTCCAGTTATGCTTCTTGAAGATAAAGAAGACCAAAATTATATGATGCATCAAATGATGAAACAGATGGGGCAAACTGAAAATCTGCCTGAACTTAAACCAATTCTTGAAGTAAATGCGAAAAGTGAAATGATTCAGAAATTGGCAAAAAGTGAAGATGCTGACCTCATCGCTGATGTTTCAAATACACTTCTTGACCAAGCTAGACTTTATAATGGTGAAGAGGTTCGAGACTCTGTCAAATTTATTGAAAGAATGAACCGAATCGTTTCAAAAGCCCTCTAATCAATTTTGTCGGAGAGATCCGACAATTCCAAACTTAGAAAAACTCTACGAAAAATATTTGTCTTTAACTTTTAAGATCGAAAAGGTATAGGCATTTACAATCCTCTCATATTTTCTTAAAACCTCTTGCATCTTATCTCCAATTAAAAGCAGTGGAAATGGCTCAGCAACAATGCACGGTGTATTTAAAGCACTCATAAATTTCCCATCAGGTGTTGATTTATTTACTGCTTTAATACCTTTGTCCTCAAATCCTGTTCCCGCAACAAAAAATCTCTGAAAATCTTGTGCAATCCCTTTTAAATTCTCATATTTTGAGTTGTATCTAATAGAGACACCATCGCTAAAATCGTTCGTTATGCACTCAAATGAAATAAGCAGATCATATTTTTTACTCTCAACTGCCATCTGCATTCCAACTAAATTTTTCTCTTTAATCAAATGCAAATCAATATTTGCAACTCTCGTCTTTTTTAAAATATCAAAATAGAGTCGCTCTCCAAAAAGAAAATATTTTAAATCGCTATTTTCCAAACCATATCTTAAAGATGATCCATCTCCAAGAATAATCCCAACATTAAACATCTATATTTTTTTCCAAATAAGAATTTTTGATTTTATATTCTAACCAAATTTAATATTTTTTTAAATTCAATTTTTTGTTCAATTTTGGCAATTTTTAGTGAATCAGAATTTAAAAATTCTCCTAAATTACCTTTTTCTGAAATGTAAATATTTGAAATATCTTTAAATAGTCTTTTTTGATTAAATGCAAATTTTCCGCTAATTATTATATTTTGAAAAGAAGCAGGTTCGACTGGATTATGTCCGCCAATTCCATCACGAAAAGCACCGCCAAGAACCACAATATCGGACTTTTTATAAATATCGACAAGAAATCCAACCTCATCGATTAAAATAATATCACTCTCAAAATCTGAGTTTTCTGAAAATCTGGAGCATGATAAATTCTCTTTTTCTGCAAAAACCTGAATCATTTTCCAAACATTCTCAAATCTTTCTCGATGTCGCGGAACAATAAAAAGCCTGTCTCTTTTATTATAGGAACTCAAAATCAACTCTTCATCTCTGCTGTGTGTCGAAGCACCAACAAGAATTCTACGATCTTTCGGAATCTCCAAATTTCGGCTACTCTCAGATTTTAAAAGTTTGATATTTCCTAAAACATCGACATTTTTTGCACCTAGTTTTTGGAATCGATTCTTATCAGCTTCTGTTTGGGCATAAATAAAGTCAATTTTAGACAAAACTCTTTTGTAAAGAGAACGAAATTTATAATATTTTGGAAATGAGTTTTCTGAAATTCTTCCGCTTAGCAAAACTGTTTTTGCACCCCGCTTTTTAAAAATTGCAAAAAGTAAAAACCACAATTCTGCCTCAACAACAACAAGAGTTTTTGGGTTGCCCCGCCAAAAATATAGCAGAGGCTCAAAAGGTAAAAATCGTGTTTCAAAACTATTTTTCCCTGAATTAAAACCAGTATCAGTTGTTGTTGTTAAAAGTATTTTATGCTTTTTGGAAATCTCTTTTATAAAAGGTTTTAGTGCATTAACTTCTCCAAGTGAAGCACCATGAAACCAAATCTTATTTTCTAAATCGACTCTCAAGTTTCGCCAAAAAAAGAAACGAGCGGGAATTGATTTTCGATGTTTTTTTCTCAGAATTGCCGAAAGAATCAAAAAAGGCGATGAGGTCGCCAATAGAGTTGAAAGTAGGATCGTGTAGAAAAGTTGAAACAACTCTACTCTGTTTCAGTGCTTTCAAGATATAGAATTCGTCCGCAGTTTGGACAAGTAATAATCTCTTCACCCCTGATAATTTCAAGATATTTTTGGTCTGCTAATTTGATAAAACAGCCGTAGCAAGATTGTTTTTTTACAGGAACAACTGTTGTTTCCCCTGCCCATCTTCGGATTTTATTGTAGAAAATAATGATCTTCTTCTCTTTAATCTCGGCAACCATCTCATCTCGTTCAACTCTGATTTGTTGATACTGATTGTCAAGATTTTGAAGCTTCTCTTCCATCTCATTTTTTGCTGAAATAGTCTCTTCTTCAAATTGAGCTAATTTTTCCTCTTTGTTTTTCAACTGTGTTTCAAAATTTTCAATCTTCTTTTGAAGAGAAGCAATTTCATTGTTGTTGAATTCAATATTTGTTTTTTGAAGTCCACTTTCAACTTCCAATGCTGTTATTTCTCTCTCTTTTGAGACAGTTTTCATTTTTTGTTGATAATCTTTTTGCTGTTCTCGTGCTTTTGCAATCTCATTTTCATGACTAGCAATTTTTTTGTTTATTTCAGAAATAGTGGTTTTGAGAGAATTGATACTTTTTACAATCTCATCTCGACCATCTTCTACATTTGCATAACTTTTTTTGACAGATTCAATTCTCGGTTCAAAATTTGCAATATCATTATCTATATCTGAAAGTTCAATTATTTTTTGTAGGTAAATATTCACAAACAACTCCGTTAAAAACTAATTTCATATTTTATCAAAAATTAACGACCATGGATATTTAGTTTAAAACTATTAAAAGTTCCAAGGCTTCTACTTTTGTTATAAATTGAAATTTTCCAAGTTCCTGAACTATTTTCATCAAGAAATTTAAGAGAGTTTAGACTCCAACCGCCCTCATAAGTTCCAGATAAGTATCTATCACCATCTGTTAAAACTGACTTTGTTCCGCTCGGAGAAACAAGAGAAATTCGCAAAGCACCAACATCGTAGTGAGTAACATCAAGAACTAATTCGACATGCTCAATTATCATATTTTTAGAAAGTTCTATTTCTGTTGAGGCAGTTCTATATCTTTTCAATTCGAGATCGACACTTTTTTGTGCGGAAAGCTCTTGTTCTTCAGAGAGATTTGTGAAATTTTTGGCAAGTTCAATTGCACCTTTTAAATTTATAATTCCAAAACCGTAATATGGTGAATGCCAAATTCCTGCCCCATTTTGAATCCAGTCATAATAGAAAACATCAGAATTTGTTACAGTCGCAGTTTTTGAGAGAATATATTTCAAATCACGATAAGTTAAATCTGGATTTGCTTCTAAAACGAGAGCAACAGCACCGGAAACAACAGGAACAGCAGAAGAAGTTCCGTTCATATTTCCCGTGTAATTTCCATCAAACTTTTCTAAACCTGCGGTGTAATATTGTTCAAACGAGGTATTCATGTCAAAACCATAATCCCAACCCGTCAAATCTGTTGTGTAAATTCCATTTCCATTTTCAGTATCCCAATCTCCAGCAGGTGCGACAAGAAGAATATTTTCACCAAAATTTGAGTAGTCAGGAACCTCATCGCTCTTTACAACCGCACCAACATTAAAAACATAGCGACTGCCGTGAAGAGTAGAGGAGTTTATATTATTTCCTTCATTTCCACTTGCAAAAACATAGATAATTCCTTTTCCATCTCGACCATTTTTAATTCCGTGTTCAATTCCCCGCATTGATGATGGATCGTCATAAAGTGCATTTGAGTCACTTGCCCCCCAACTATTACTTGAAATATCTACATTTAAATTTCCAAGAGCATCTTCAAAATCTGAGTTATATCCGCTAGAAAAAGCATTAAACCCTACAAGTTTGCTTTCTGGTGCAACACCAACGACCCCTTCACTATTCCAACCTTCCGCACCAATAATTCCCGCACAAGCTGTTCCGTGTGCCGAATCACTTGGAGTATCCAAAAGTTGATAAAAATCAGGTGATGGATTATTACTCCAATCAGAATATCTCAAAGAGTGATTGAAATCAATTTTATCGATGAGGTCGGGATGTTTCGCTTCTATTCCTGTATCCACAACTCCGATAGAGATTCCTTTTCCACGATATTTCTCCCAAACATCTCGTGCTTCCAATTTTGTCAAGTGCCACTGATATTTGTAAATGGGATCGTTTGGAAAATCTCCCATATATTCGCTCACTTCTCCATTTGAGAGATTTTCATCTTCAACTTGTATCTTGTCATGAGAACAATTGTTGTAGCCGGGGTAGCATCCTGCGAAAAGTAGCGGTAAAAAATATATAGATTTCTTCATGTTTTTGATTTTCCTAATTAAAAAGGGGAGAGGAGACTTTTGCAAGTTGTCGGAAAATTCCGACAAAACATTAATCTTCTTCAACCTCTTTTGTTTTAAAGTTACCTAAAAGAGATTCTAATCCGTTTGTAGATTTTTGTAATTCCTCAAAAATTCTCTGCATCTCATCAACTCCCATAACATTCTCTTTGGAAATTTTGTGAATTGAGTGAATTTGATTCATCATCTCTTCCGCATTGTTTTTAACATCGGTCGTAATTGTGGAGCTGTTTTGTGCAACAGTTGTTACTTTTCTCATCGCTCCAACAGTTCTATCCATATTCTCTTCTGTTCTGTGAGAAACTTCAATTAAATTTTTCATCTCTCGAGAATCTTTTGTGATTTCTTCACTCGACGCATTAATTCCTTCAACAATTGTGCTGATATTTTTGTTGATTCTAACAAGGTCATTTTGAGTTCGTTCAGAAAGTTTTTGAACCTCATCGGCAACAACAGAGAAACCTCTTCCTTTATCACCAGCATGGGCGGCTTCAACCGCAGCATTAATTGCAAGTAAATTCGTTTCATCAGCAATTGTCGCAATCGCAGTTAGAATTTCTTCGCTATCTTTTGCCTCGTTTTTAAGAGCAGAAAGTTTTGAAGCAAGAACTTCTTCAGATTCAGAATTTGAAGCTAGTCTTTTCATCATGTTATAAATATCTTTTTTTGCGAACTCAATATTTTTGTTTGCATTATTGATTTCTTCTTCAAGAGAATTCAAATTAATCACAGTTGCAAAAAGTCGTTGTTCCATTTTTGTCCAAGTTTCTGAAGCACCTGAAACAATTTTAGCTTGATGTTTAACTCTGTTTAAAATATCTGAAGAAGTCTCAATTAACTCTTGCGACATTTCACTATTTTGTCTAGCAGTCTCTTTTGATGAAACAACAATATCATGAACTTTATCAATAAATTTATTAATGTAATAACTAACTTGACCAACTTCATCATATTTTTCTGGATGATGATCTTCACAAGCTTCATAACCTTTACAATTTAATCGCTTTGTCAAGTCTCCGTTTCCAGATGAAAGCTCTTTTGTGAGTTCGATGAGGTGCAATAGTGGTTTAAAATTTAAATGAACAATAACAAAAAGAATTATCATAACGATTGTCATAAGAACTATTACAAGAGCAATAAACGAGTATGAAATTGAGAGAGATGAATCTACATTTTTCTGGAATTTTTTAAGTGGCTCACCAAGAAGATAAAAACCGACAACTTCACCGCCACTATCTTTTACTTCTTGAAAAGTTGTAAAAAATTCACTTGTTAAATAGTAACCATCTCGGAAAAGTTTTCTATAATTTACACTCTCAGCAAACTCAACAGTATCCAAATCAAACCACTTCATATTTGCTACATAATAGTCTCCAATTTTTTTGTTTCTCTCTAATTTTGGAGATATTTTTGCAGAGTGTTCGTTTAAAAGAAGCATAAAACGATTTCCATCTTTTGTAAAATCACGACTCACACTACCAACACCTTGAAGAAACTCAATAGAACCAATATAGTTTTTTTCAGCATTGAAAATTGGAGAAATACCACGAATCATAAAACCAATATTTCCAACTTCTAAAACAACAGACGCTTTGTTTGTTTTTCTTACAAATTGGAGAGATTTTCGGAAAGATAAGTCATCGCCAAATTTCTCTTTTTTCCAACTCCGCACAAACGATTTCGTATCAGCTGTATGAACATGTGCCTTAATCCCCTTGAAATTAGAGTTGTTTTTATAAAAAGCTCCGATTTTTTTCAACTCTTTAAAAGCTAATTCTCGATCGTTTTTTTCAATTGCATCAATAATTTTTCCGTTTGAAGCAAAACCAAGAACATTTGTAAGACCAATATCTTTTTTCTTGTTTATTCTCGCCTCTAAATCTCGAAAAAGCCTATCTTTTGCCTCAACAATTGCCTCTTCTTCCATTTGAGAATTTGTAATGAAAGTGAATAATAGTGAAATAGCAATTCCAACTGTTCCAATTATAAAAGTGGAAACTAGAATCTTTCCTTTAATGGTATTAAACATTTTTTAACCCTTTTTTAAGTTGTGATCGGGGAAACCCCGATTTGTAAAATTATGAGTTCACAACCTCATCGCATCTACTACAAAGTTCATTTTCATTTTCAGCTCGGTGTTTCCAACATCTTGGACATCGATGTTTTGAACCGAGAATTAGTGAAAAGTTCTCATCTCCAATTTGAAAACTAGCCATTTTTTCATCTTCGTCATGTCGTAAAACTCGACTCACAAGGAAAAAGTCTTCCGCTTCAGTTCGGTCAAGATTTTGAATAGTTTCCGAATTTGTATAAAGAACAAGCTCAAGAGAGTTTTTGATTTTTTTCTCTTTCTTAAGTTTATCAATTTCCGTATTAACTTTTTCACGAACTTTCACCAAATAATCTTCAGCAAAATCAGACTCAACTTCAGGTAATTCAGTATAAACTAAATCAAAAATATCTTCACTTTCACCTCTCACAACTTTTGGTGCATATTCCAAAATTTCGTCCGCTGTGTAAGTCAAAACTGGAGCAATTAAGCCAAGAAGAGATTTTAAAATCATCGCCATCGCACTTTGTGAAGCAGTTCGGTGAGTTGCCTCTTTTCCATCGCAATACAATCTATCTTTACATAAATCCAAATAGATTCCTGAAAGATCATTTGTTACAAAATTTTGAAGATTTGAGAATCCTCTAGCAAATTCATAATCTCCAAAATCGCTGTGAGTTTGAGCGAAAACTTTTCGAGCTTTTGCCAAAATCCACTTGTCTAAAATTGACATTTCAGAAATCGGAGTGAGTTTCTCTAATCCGTCAATATTTGCAAGAAGGAAACGGAAAGTATTTCGTAATTTTTTGTATTGTTCAGCAGTCTGTTTCAGAATTCCGTCCGAAATTTTCAAATCATTTTGATAATCAGAAGTTGCAACCCAAAGTCTCAAAATTTCGCTTCCATACTGTTTTAAAACTTTGTCAGGAGCGATAACATTTCCTTTTGACTTACTCATTTTTTCACCTTTTGCATCAACAGTGAATCCGTGAGTTAAAACAGATTTGTAAGGAGCTTTTTTAGAAACTGCACCGCTTAAAAGGAGTGAGCTTTGAAACCAGCCTCGATGTTGGTCTGAACCTTCAAGATATAAATCCGCCTGATATGAACCAGCATCGTAATTTAGAGATTTGAGAACAGCATTCCAAGTCGAACCAGAATCAAACCAAACATCTAAAATATCAGAAACTTTTTCAAGTTCCGCAGGATTTAAGCCACTTGCAGGATTTACGAAATACTCAATCGGTTTTGAATACCAGACATCAGTTCCCTCGTTTTCAAAAATCATCGCAATAAAGTTTAGGACTTTTTCGTCAAGAACAACTTCACCAGTTTTTTTATTTCGGAAAAGTGCAATTGGAACACCCCAATCTCGTTGTCGAGAAATACACCAATCTGGTCGCCCATCAACCATAGAACCGATTCGATTTCGACCAGTTTGTGGATAGAATTTTGTTTTCTCGATTTCAGATTTTGCAATTTCTCTAAGAGAATTTTCGCTATCCATTGAGATAAACCACTGTTTTGTCGCTCGGAAAATTAGTGGGGTGTGAGACCGCCAACAGTGAG
Protein-coding regions in this window:
- a CDS encoding Zn-ribbon protein, possibly nucleic acid-binding (PFAM: Putative zinc ribbon domain) produces the protein MNIYLQKIIELSDIDNDIANFEPRIESVKKSYANVEDGRDEIVKSINSLKTTISEINKKIASHENEIAKAREQQKDYQQKMKTVSKEREITALEVESGLQKTNIEFNNNEIASLQKKIENFETQLKNKEEKLAQFEEETISAKNEMEEKLQNLDNQYQQIRVERDEMVAEIKEKKIIIFYNKIRRWAGETTVVPVKKQSCYGCFIKLADQKYLEIIRGEEIITCPNCGRILYLESTETE
- a CDS encoding 3-deoxy-D-manno-octulosonic-acid transferase (PFAM: 3-Deoxy-D-manno-octulosonic-acid transferase (kdotransferase)), encoding MFQLFYTILLSTLLATSSPFLILSAILRKKHRKSIPARFFFWRNLRVDLENKIWFHGASLGEVNALKPFIKEISKKHKILLTTTTDTGFNSGKNSFETRFLPFEPLLYFWRGNPKTLVVVEAELWFLLFAIFKKRGAKTVLLSGRISENSFPKYYKFRSLYKRVLSKIDFIYAQTEADKNRFQKLGAKNVDVLGNIKLLKSESSRNLEIPKDRRILVGASTHSRDEELILSSYNKRDRLFIVPRHRERFENVWKMIQVFAEKENLSCSRFSENSDFESDIILIDEVGFLVDIYKKSDIVVLGGAFRDGIGGHNPVEPASFQNIIISGKFAFNQKRLFKDISNIYISEKGNLGEFLNSDSLKIAKIEQKIEFKKILNLVRI
- a CDS encoding isoleucyl-tRNA synthetase (PFAM: tRNA synthetases class I (I, L, M and V); Anticodon-binding domain~TIGRFAM: isoleucyl-tRNA synthetase) — protein: MDYKETILLPKTAFPMRGGLPQKEPQKYREWFEKDVYAKMKKNREFAEESFTLHDGPPYANGHTHIGHALNKILKDIIVKYNYFDGKKIRFTPGWDCHGLPIEQQVEKKLGGKAKKEQKTTEEIRGLCRSHAKKFVDIQRDEFKSLGIVADWENPYLTMDYKFEANIYRTLIGVAKENLLVERSKPVFWSWAERTALAEAEVEYEEKESDSIFVAFEVPEINAKIIIWTTTPWTLPANVGIALNPDEVYVENGDGYIVAKELLPKLDFISQEIKREIDPKNLENLIAKNPLNGRDSKIVLGDHVTLESGTGAVHTAPGHGEDDYRIGLKYNLDVIMPVSENGTFDETVSGLGLLPEEFVGEHIFKANPKILELLGDSLVKHSKMRHSYPHCWRSHTPLIFRATKQWFISMDSENSLREIAKSEIEKTKFYPQTGRNRIGSMVDGRPDWCISRQRDWGVPIALFRNKKTGEVVLDEKVLNFIAMIFENEGTDVWYSKPIEYFVNPASGLNPAELEKVSDILDVWFDSGSTWNAVLKSLNYDAGSYQADLYLEGSDQHRGWFQSSLLLSGAVSKKAPYKSVLTHGFTVDAKGEKMSKSKGNVIAPDKVLKQYGSEILRLWVATSDYQNDLKISDGILKQTAEQYKKLRNTFRFLLANIDGLEKLTPISEMSILDKWILAKARKVFAQTHSDFGDYEFARGFSNLQNFVTNDLSGIYLDLCKDRLYCDGKEATHRTASQSAMAMILKSLLGLIAPVLTYTADEILEYAPKVVRGESEDIFDLVYTELPEVESDFAEDYLVKVREKVNTEIDKLKKEKKIKNSLELVLYTNSETIQNLDRTEAEDFFLVSRVLRHDEDEKMASFQIGDENFSLILGSKHRCPRCWKHRAENENELCSRCDEVVNS
- a CDS encoding Methyl-accepting chemotaxis protein Mcp13 (PFAM: Methyl-accepting chemotaxis protein (MCP) signaling domain) codes for the protein MFNTIKGKILVSTFIIGTVGIAISLLFTFITNSQMEEEAIVEAKDRLFRDLEARINKKKDIGLTNVLGFASNGKIIDAIEKNDRELAFKELKKIGAFYKNNSNFKGIKAHVHTADTKSFVRSWKKEKFGDDLSFRKSLQFVRKTNKASVVLEVGNIGFMIRGISPIFNAEKNYIGSIEFLQGVGSVSRDFTKDGNRFMLLLNEHSAKISPKLERNKKIGDYYVANMKWFDLDTVEFAESVNYRKLFRDGYYLTSEFFTTFQEVKDSGGEVVGFYLLGEPLKKFQKNVDSSLSISYSFIALVIVLMTIVMIILFVIVHLNFKPLLHLIELTKELSSGNGDLTKRLNCKGYEACEDHHPEKYDEVGQVSYYINKFIDKVHDIVVSSKETARQNSEMSQELIETSSDILNRVKHQAKIVSGASETWTKMEQRLFATVINLNSLEEEINNANKNIEFAKKDIYNMMKRLASNSESEEVLASKLSALKNEAKDSEEILTAIATIADETNLLAINAAVEAAHAGDKGRGFSVVADEVQKLSERTQNDLVRINKNISTIVEGINASSEEITKDSREMKNLIEVSHRTEENMDRTVGAMRKVTTVAQNSSTITTDVKNNAEEMMNQIHSIHKISKENVMGVDEMQRIFEELQKSTNGLESLLGNFKTKEVEED
- a CDS encoding subtilisin-like serine protease (PFAM: Proprotein convertase P-domain; Subtilase family) is translated as MKKSIYFLPLLFAGCYPGYNNCSHDKIQVEDENLSNGEVSEYMGDFPNDPIYKYQWHLTKLEARDVWEKYRGKGISIGVVDTGIEAKHPDLIDKIDFNHSLRYSDWSNNPSPDFYQLLDTPSDSAHGTACAGIIGAEGWNSEGVVGVAPESKLVGFNAFSSGYNSDFEDALGNLNVDISSNSWGASDSNALYDDPSSMRGIEHGIKNGRDGKGIIYVFASGNEGNNINSSTLHGSRYVFNVGAVVKSDEVPDYSNFGENILLVAPAGDWDTENGNGIYTTDLTGWDYGFDMNTSFEQYYTAGLEKFDGNYTGNMNGTSSAVPVVSGAVALVLEANPDLTYRDLKYILSKTATVTNSDVFYYDWIQNGAGIWHSPYYGFGIINLKGAIELAKNFTNLSEEQELSAQKSVDLELKRYRTASTEIELSKNMIIEHVELVLDVTHYDVGALRISLVSPSGTKSVLTDGDRYLSGTYEGGWSLNSLKFLDENSSGTWKISIYNKSRSLGTFNSFKLNIHGR
- a CDS encoding molecular chaperone of HSP90 family (PFAM: Histidine kinase-, DNA gyrase B-, and HSP90-like ATPase; Hsp90 protein), translated to MAKHEFQTEIKQLLNLMIHSLYSHKEIFLRELVSNGSDAIDKLKLLSVSDENYKNVEFTPKLEIKILKDERKLVISDTGIGMNEEDLVEHLGTIAKSGTKAFLENMSGDNKKDSQLIGQFGVGFYSAFMVADKVEVLSKKAGEEKAFKWISAGDGSYEIIESPKEGNGTEITLHIKEGEDEYISEYSIENVIKKYSNHVPFPIYLEKEVPVEKEGEEEPKDGEEPKEPEMTRKLEQINKASALWTLSKGDISDDEYKDFYQTLAHSSEEPLHWVHTRVEGTLDYKTLFYIPKTAPMDLYRADWESGVKLYINRVFISDGDRELLPTYLRFIRGIIDSADLPLNVSREILQNNRILEKIKSSSVKKVLSELAKIKKNETEKYNEFYKVFGKTLKEGLYTDHDNKDKLLDLLLFKSLNESQTDLKTYVEKMGEEQKEIFFINGTDENILKSSPLLEKFKAKNYDVLILDDEVDGIVFPMVQNYTIGSGDDKKEFAIKHVSDVKFDDEKAEDSEENKAIAEKISNALGESVKEVKISTSLVDSPVMLLEDKEDQNYMMHQMMKQMGQTENLPELKPILEVNAKSEMIQKLAKSEDADLIADVSNTLLDQARLYNGEEVRDSVKFIERMNRIVSKAL